In Salmo salar unplaced genomic scaffold, Ssal_v3.1, whole genome shotgun sequence, the following proteins share a genomic window:
- the LOC123733176 gene encoding B-cell receptor CD22-like → MSKTLTCITTCTLTGNPTYIWYKNGQHLDESTSPQYKYSVFSNYDDSYSCTVKGHEDLHSPAVCVQDQDCSRVTYTKRRICVLKGSTVDISCTYVGYYSTTSTFWFRSDKSTPEDLTRDPGYTGRVKYTGTYRGPFTLRITDLREEDSAEYRFTFKTYNVEWGHSFPGTTLSVTGLQVKVTPAAEGQKTLTCITTCTLTDNHTYIWYRNGQNVQDTSSPMYSISSEDADSYYCAVKGHNGLSSPAVYKPKTSVSVSPSGEIVEGSSVTLTCSSDANLPVDKYTWYKKNGGDYQRTTGPQHVFNQIQSSDTGEYYCEAQNEMGTDRSRTMNMDVKCE, encoded by the exons ATGTCGAAGACTCTGACCTGTAtcaccacctgtactctgactggtaaccccacctacatctggtacaagaatGGACAACATCTAGATGAGAGCACCTCCCCCCAGTACAAATACTCAGTCTTCAGTAACTATGACGACAGTTACTCCTGTACTGTAAAAGGCCATGAGGATCtccactctcctgcagtgt GTGTTCAGGATCAGGACTGCAGCAGAGTAACTTACACCAAGAGGAGAATCTGTGTcttgaaggggtcaacagtggaCATATCCTGTACTTATGTTGGTTATTATTCCACCACATCAACATTCTGGTTTAGAAGTGATAAGTCGACCCCTGAAGACCTAACCAGAGACCCAGGGTATACAGGTCGTGTGAAGTACACTGGAACATACAGAGGTCCCTTCACCCTGAGAATCACAGATCTGAGAGAGGAGGACTCAGCTGAGTATCGCTTCACTTTTAAAACATACAACGTTGAATGGGGTCATAGTTTCCCAGGAacaactctgtctgtcacag gtctgcaggtgaaggtgactcctgctgcagagggacagaagacactgacctgtatcaccacctgtactctgactgaCAACCACACCTACATCTGGTACAGGAATGGACAGAATGTACAAGATACCTCCTCCCCCATGTACTCCATCAGCAGTGAGGATGCAGACAGCTACTACTGTGCTGTAAAAGGCCACAATGGTCTcagctctcctgcagtgt ATAAACCAAAGacctcagtgtcagtcagtccctctggtgaaatagtggagggcagttcagtgactctgacctgcagcagtgatgccaacctacctgtggacaaatacacctggtacaaGAAGAATGGAGGTGACTATCAGAGGACGACAGGACCACAGCATGTCTTCAATCAAATCCAGTCATCTGACACTGGAGAGTACTACTGTGAGGCCCAGAATGAGATGGGGACAGACAGGTCTAGGACCATGAACATGGATGTGAAGTGTGAGtaa
- the LOC106598050 gene encoding B-cell receptor CD22-like → MDPTSVSERENVTLTCRTKCTLDPITAYSWYKNGQPIPNSNTYSPVYILFSVSSEDTGRYSCAVEGHEDLPSAEETLTVRYGPRNTSVSVSPSSEIVEGSSVTLTCSSDANSPVDKYTWYKKNVTSPKASGQSYSITNIISEDRGEYYCEAQNGRGSMNSTALMVIVAVKQTVLTAAVGIIVVILVFILCLSGLMCFRKKASKSTSDTRHTADDGQGDSGPVYDNVSSVAMSPTDNQDDIHYASVHFSHSKNQEVPLYSTVQLPQTQKQDEDVQYSALKFNRPTAAT, encoded by the exons ATGGATCCTACATCTGtgtcagagagggagaatgtCACACTGACATGTAGAACCAAATGTACACTGGACCCCATCACAGCCTACAGTTGGTATAAGAATGGACAGCCTATACCAAACAGCAACACCTACTCTCCTGTCTATATCCTATTCTCAGTCAGCAGTGAGGATACAGGTAGATACTCCTGTGCTGTAGAAGGCCATGAGGATCTCCCCTCTGCTGaagagactctcactgtcagat ATGGACCAAGGAAcacctcagtgtcagtcagtccctctagtgaaatagtggagggcagttcagtgactctgacctgcagcagtgatgccaactcacctgtggacaaatacacctggtacaaGAAGAACGTAACCTCACCAAAAGCATCAGGACAGAGTTACAGCATCACTAACATCATctctgaggacagaggagaataTTACTGTGAGGCCCAGAATGGAAGAGGATCTATGAACTCTACAGCTCTGATGGTCATTGTAGCAG TGAAACAAACAGTTCTGACTGCAGCTGTAGGAATCATAGTTGTTATTCTGGTtttcatcctctgtctctctggactCATGTGTTTCAG GAAGAAGGCCTCCAAATCCACCTCTGACACAAGACACACAGCAGACGATGGACAG GGAGACTCTGGTCCAGTGTATGACAACGTCTCAAGCGTGGCCATGAGCCCTACAGACAACCAGGATGACATTCACTACGCCAGCGTCCACTTCTCTCACTCCAAAAACCAGGAAGTGCCTCTGTACTCCACCGTCCAACTGCCTCAAACCCAGAAACAGGATGAGGATGTCCAGTACTCTGCTCTGAAATTCAACCGCCCCACTGCTGCCACCTG a